The nucleotide window TGTTAAAGACAGTTGTGTCAGATGATTTCAAAAAAGAGAATAGTGGAAAAAAAGCACAAGAGGTAATTGCTCAAATGCCCAAAAATATTATTCTGAATGCTGGATATCTGAGTGGGCTAAGTTTCGGATGGACAATGCATGAAATTATTCAGCAAGAGAATGAGAGATTGGATTTGATTGAAAAAATTGAAAAGTGGTGTGACTTTGACTCTGACGTTGGTTTCGGAAAGTTAGAACTGATTAAGGATAATATCCCAGCTGATTTTGAAGAGTCTCCAGAGAAAACTTTCGAAATAAAACTGTCAGATAATTTTGTGGTTTATAAAAGGGGAAATGATGATGTAAACCTCTGTAGTTTCATAGCAGGTTATATTCAAGGTGTGCTAGAAAAAGTAGTACAGTTACCTTTAAAGATTAAACATAAGCCAAAATTGAACCATTGTGAACAGTTCCAGCCGGGACAGAATTACTGCATTTTTTTGATTGAAACTGATATGGAGAAAATGAAATCCATAAAAAGTGAAGTAAATGAAAAGTACAAGTATGAATTAACTCCAAATCCCGTTTTTCAGGAACGAATCAAATGAGTGAAAGAGATGAAAATAAGTTATTAAACTTCCTTGATACGGTAAGTACATTAAGTGGTGATTTGATCGAACACTATAAGTCTTTAATTTCTACTGCTGTAGAATTATTAGAGCAATCAGAAGAAAACTTGGATGCGGTCGTCAACAAGATTGCTCAAAAACTAGGACAACCATATGAGGGCCAAATACTCAATATGTTGAATTCTATTGAGACTACTGTGGAAGAAAGTGCTCCTGAAGAAAAACTTATTGTCTCTGAAGTCAGACCATTCATTGTGCATGGGCATGATTCTGCAGCCTTGTTTGAATTGAAGGACCTCCTTCAAAATGATTTTGGTTTTCAAGAGCCGATTTCGCTACAACAGCAGGCTCCAGGTGGCAAGACCCTAATAGAACTTTTCGAAGATTACGCATCAAAAGCGACAGTTGTTTTTGTCCTTTTGACTGGAGATGATCCATGTCTGGATGAGTCGGGTGAGGAAATACTTTTACCTCGACAGAATGTGACTTTCGAATTTGGATATTTTGTTGGAGCATTGGGACGGCTCAGTGGAAAAGTAATTGTCTTACGAAAAGGCAAGGTAAAAATGCCCTCAGATGTGAAAGGCTGGCGATACATCGATGTGACTAATGGTATAAAGGCGGCCTACGCGGAGATCAAAAATGCCCTTACGCAGACTACCATTATCAAATAGCTTCTACTCCAACACCAGGTCCCAGTCCTTCCAAACGGGTTCATAGCCTTGTTTCAGCAGGAGTTCGCTGATTTCTTCGGGAGTTCTTTCGTCGGAGATCTCAAATTGTTCCAGGGATTGAGGTTCTACTGAATAGCCTCCAGGATTAGTTTTGGATCCCGCACTCATCGAGGTAATGCCCAGTTTAAGGACATTATTCCTGAAAACTTCCGTTTCTCGGGTAGACAAGGAAAGCTCCACTTCCTGGTCAAAGAGGCGGTAGGCACAGATCAATTGCACCAGGTCACGGTCAGTCATTTCTACTTTCGGTTCCAGACCTCCCGAAAAGGGACGCAACCTGGGGAAGGAAATCGAGTATTTCGTCTGCCAGTAGGTTCGTTCCAGATAATCCAAATGCAGGGCAACGAAGAAGCTGTCCACTCGCCAGTCTTCCAGGCCGTACAAAGCGCCGAGGCCCATTTTGTGGATGCCAGCTTTGCCTAAACGATCAGGGGTTTCCAGTCGATAATCGAAATTGGATTTCTTGCCTTTAGGATGATGCTTTTTGTAATCGGCCTTGTGGTAAGTTTCCTGATAGACCAATACGGCATGTAATCCGAGGGGGATCAATTCCTCATATTCATGCTGATCCAACGGCTGTACTTCCATGCTCACATTGGCAAAATGCGAGCGGATTTGTTTGATGGCATTGGCCAGGTAGGGGACGCCTACCGTACGGTTCGCTTCTCCGGTGACCAACAGTACATGTTGGAATCCCATGGCTTTGATGGCGGCTGTTTCCGCCAGTATTTCCTTATCAGAAAGGGTCTTTCTACGGATCTTATTGTCCAGGCTAAAGCCACAATAGGTGCAAATGTTCTGGCACTCATTGGACAAGTAGAAAGGCGCATACAACTGGATTGTATTTCCAAACCTTTGAAGGGTAAGCTGCTGACTCAATTGTGCCATGTCTTCCAGGTATGGAGTGGCCGCTGGGGAGATCAGCGCTTTGAAATCTTCGAGATCACGGGCGGGACTAGTCAATGCACGTTCTACATCCGCAGCAGTTTTACCATAAATGGATTCCTTTTCCAGGTCCCAGGAATGGCGATCGAATATGTCCTTGAAGCTACTCACTCAGAAAAGAAGTTAATGGACTACTAGCCACCGCATGAACCACCGGAGAGGCCAGTTTGGCTTCATAGGCCATACGACCTGCTTCTACCGCCATTTTGAAGGCAATGGCCATTTCTACGGGATTTTCTGATACAGCAATGGCCGTATTGACCAGTACGGCATCCGCACCAATTTCCATGGCTTTGGCTGCATCAGAAGGCGCGCCTATGCCCGCATCTACGACGACCGGTACTTTGGCTTGTTCAATGATGATTTCCAGGAAATCGATCGTTTTTAGGCCTTTATTGCTGCCTATAGGGGACCCCAATGGCATGACCGCTGCCGTTCCGGCTTCTTCGAGTCTTTTGCACAATACCGGATCTGCATGGATGTAAGGCATCACCACAAAACCCAGTTTTGCCAATTCTTCGGTCGCTTTCAAGGTTTCCACAGGATCTGGCATCAGGTACTTAGGGTCTGGATGAATTTCGAGTTTAATGAAATTGGTTTCCAGGGCTTCCCGGGCCAATTGTGCTGCAAATACAGCCTCCTTTGCAGAGCGAACACCAGAAGTATTGGGCAGTAAATTGATCCGCGGGTGGTTCAATTGGTCGAGTAGTAAGTCTTCCTTGTTGTTGACCTCCACACGTTTCAGGGCAACGGTGACCAATTCGGATGCTGAAGCTTCCAAAGCGGTTTTCATCAGCTGATTGTTGCTGAATTTACCCGTACCGGTGAAAAGGCGGGATTTGAAAGTTTTATTACCTACGATTAATTCGTTCATAAATTCATCATGGTTTGAGGGGCAGGAATGTCTGGAGCCAGTCGTTGTAAGGCATTGTTCACAATTGCTTCTTTGTCCTCCGCCTTATTGATCAGGGAGGCTACAGCGATGCCATAAACTCCGGCATCCAGCAGGTCATTGATATCTTTTAGCTGAACACTGCCAATAGCTATAATTGGCAACTTATTTCCTTCTGATTTGGCATGACCGATCAGGTGTCGGTAGCCTTCTATGCCCAACACCGGACTCAACTGCGCTTTCGTGGAGGTATATCGCAAAGGACCCAGACCAATGTAATTCACCCCGCTTTTATTAAGTCTGCGGATGTCTTCCAGTGTATTGGCTGTTCCGCCTATGATTATATCCTCACCGAGGATTTCACGGGCTTCTGCTGGTGGCATATCCTTCTTTCCAATATGAACGCCATCGGCTTCTACTGCCGCAGCGATTTTCACATGGTCATTTAGGATGAAAGTAGCCTGAAATTCATTGCAGATCTGTCGCACATCTGAAGCAATAGCCTTCACTTCCTTTTTGGGAAGGTCTTTCAATCGCAACTGTACCCAACGAACCCCAGCTTCACATGCTTCGGTGATCAATGTAGCGTGATCTTTTTCAGGTAAGTCTTGTGAGATATAATGCAACCGGGAAATCATGCCTGATTGATTAATTTTTGATATTGTGTCAGTCGATCAGATACCTTAGTTTGTTGCCAGATACTTCCGAGTACAGCAGCGCCTTTAAATCCAAGGGCTTTTGTGCTTGATACATTATACACAGATATGCCGCCTAAAGCGAAAATCGGGAAGTGAGGCGTCTTTAATAGGAAGGCTTTCAGGGATTCAATGGAAAAACGGGCCTGATAATCGGACTTTGATAAACTGTCGAAAATAGGGCTGAGGAAACCATAATTCAGCGTTTGTGAACAAGCCTGAATCTCTTCAAATGCATGAAAAGACCAGGAAACATGTTTTCCATGTGTGTCTTCCGGAGCGTTGCCGGTGCTTTTGATATGGTATCCGCCCAAATTCATTTCCTCAACTAGTTCGTGGTGTTCGTGTACAATGAGCCGATCCCGGAAATCAGTATCAATTTCCCGGATCAGCGTTTTGACTTGTGCTGCTGAAGCATGTGGTTTGCGTACATGAAGCTTCCTAAGACCTGCCTCCATTAAGGCATTGCAGGTGGTTGCTTCTTCGCTGACCGATCCTTCAGCAGTGATCACCACGATCTCGAAAGCTTTATTGGTCGATGTAGATTTCACCTCCCGTTTCCGCAAATTCGGCTGCTTTTTGCTTCATTCCTTCTTCAAGTGCTTGATCAGTAGTCAGCTCTTTCTCAGCAGCGTATTCTCTCACATCCTGAGTGATTTTCATCGAGCAGAAGTTTGGTCCACACATGCTGCAGAAGTGAGCCACTTTTGCACCCTCGGCAGGCAATGTCTCATCATGGAATTCACGTGCCGTATCCGGATCAAGAGAAAGGTTGAACTGATCTTCCCATCGGAATTCAAATCGAGCTTTGCTCAGCGCATTGTCCCGGTATTGGGCACCAGGATGTCCTTTACCCAGGTCCGCGGCATGTGCCGCAATCTTGTAGGTAATTACACCATCCTTCACATCTTTCTTATTGGGTAATCCCAGGTGCTCCTTTGGTGTCACGTAGCACAACATCGCACAACCGTACCATCCGATCATGGCGGCGCCGATTCCTGAAGTGATGTGATCGTATCCGGGAGCAATATCAGTGGTCAATGGCCCGAGCGTGTAGAAAGGTGCCTCATCACACGCTTCCAATTGCTTTTCCATGTTTTCTTTGATCATGTGCATGGGCACGTGACCGGGACCCTCGATCATCACCTGTACATCGTGTTTCCAGGCGATCTTGGTCAATTCTCCCAAAGTCTCCAATTCCGCAAACTGCGCTTTGTCATTGGCATCCGCTAAAGAACCAGGACGCAAGCCATCTCCTAATGAAAAGGAAACGTCATAGGCCTTCATGATTTCGCAGATCTCTTCAAAATGGGTATATAGGAAGCTTTCTTTGTGATGTGCCAGACACCATTTGGCCATGATGGAGCCACCACGTGAGACTATTCCTGTTACGCGCTTGGCCGTCAAAGGAATGTATGGTAAACGGACACCCGCATGAATCGTGAAGTAATCCACGCCTTGTTCAGCTTGTTCAATTAAGGTGTCTCGGAAAATTTCCCAGGTGAGGTCTTCGGCCTTACCATTAACTTTTTCCAATGCCTGGTAGATAGGCACGGTTCCGATTGGTACGGGGCTGTTTCTTAAAATCCATTCACGGGTCTCGTGGATATTTTTTCCAGTAGACAGGTCCATGATGGTATCCGCACCCCAATGGCACGCCCACACGGCTTTTTCTACTTCCTCTTCAATGCTGGAAGTAACCGCAGAGTTTCCAATGTTCGCATTGATCTTCACTAGGAAATTACGACCAATGATCATTGGCTCAGATTCCGGGTGATTGATGTTCGCTGGGATGATCGCACGACCTTTTGCAACCTCTTCACGGACAAATTCGGCGGTGATTTTCTCCTTAGGCGTATTCGCCCCAAAGTTTTCACCCGGATGCTGCTCATTCAGGTGATTCCATTCTTCAATTTTTTGATTCTCACGGATCGCGATATACTCCATCTCCGGGGTAATGATGCCTTGTTTGGCATAGTGCATCTGCGTCACGTTTTTACCCGCTTGTGCTTTTTTAGGCTTGGCCAGGTGTTTGAATCGCAAAGCATCCAGTGAACTATCATTGAGCCTTTCCTGGCCATACTGAGAAGTGATCCCTTCTAGTTTTTCTATATCACCACGACCATCAATCCATTCTTCACGTAGCTTGGGTAACCCTTGCTTCACATCAATATCTACATTAGGATCTGTGTAAGGTCCACTGGTATCGTATACTGTCACAGCGGGGTTTTGCTCCACCGGTGCAGAAGGATTAAACTTGAGTTTGGTATCGTTTAGCGTGATTTCCCGCATGGCCACTTTGATGTCATGGATTTCTCCAGAGACATACACTTTTTTGGAAGCCGGGAATGGATCACGGGTGATCACATCAGCTGCTGGAATTTTGTCCGTTCTACTCATAGAATTTGTTTTATCCGCCTTGAACAGCGGTGATGATGAGAATATTATCGTTTGGTTTTAAAAGGTAGTCCTCCCATTGTTGTCGAGGTACAATCTGATCATTAACCGCGAGGGCAACACCTGTATCGTAATGTTGATTCTGGTCTTTTAGAAAATTACCTAGTGACAAGTTTTCAGAGGGCAAAGAGAACTCCTTATCGTTCAGCTTAATGTTCATAAGCAAATGAATTAATACGCTTCAGGAGCCACCGGTTACGGTAGATTTCTCGCTTTTCCCTTCGGCTGCATGACCAGCATCAGGTTTTGAGGGTATGATCTCAGCCTGGAACGGCACCCCTAAAGTCGTGGCAAATATATATAAGAAATTCCATGAAAAGGAGATGGGTTTATTCACCGAAGGAATCTTGCATCTTAGATATAATGGTTTAAGGAAATTTACTACAATGAGCTTACAGCTTGATCATAGGTTTACGAAATGATCAACTTTATTCATTCATGAATTTGCAGAACACCAAGAAAGGCATTTACCGGATTTGTTTTTGTTTGATATGCTTCTTTAGCGCTAATGAAGTATTGTGCCAGGAATTAAAGGACGTGGAACAATCCAGTATATCAGTCTACCTTCAAACTGGAACGATGGTATTTCTGCATACTGGGACGTTTAACCTGGAATATACGTTTGCCCGAGTTTCAAATGAGCGAATTAAATTCAATTCCAGAATCGGAATAGGAGGGATCGCTGTAGCGTTTGGGGAGGGTGGATCCGGGGTTTTGGCGGGAGTCACCATGTTAACAGGGAAACGTCAGCACCACTTTGAATCTGGATTAGGCTTGTTTTTATTGGTGGATTCTCTCCGAGATTATGAGGATGTATTGACCGAAAGCCCAGACCTGATTCCCTTGCCTCTACTGGAAATTGGTTATCGTTATCAGCCTCCGAATGGAGGAATTACCTTCAAAACGACCATTGGAACGTTAGGCCTAGGGGTAGGTTTGGGGTATAATTTTTAAAAAATTACAATGTGGTATTTTCTGAGCCGGATTTTTCTTTTCTGAAAAGATGAATGATTCGTTCGGAATGATCATATATAGTTCATGACGGAAATCTGCAATTCACAATAACATGTTTAATGAAATTAGCCTTGGAGCTGTTTTTAGGCAATTCTAACCTTTCTTATATGATTACTAAAGCCATTCAACAGATCAATTCAACACACGCAATCGTTGCTTTTTTAATTGCCTGCATTATTCTCTGTGCTTCTTCAGAAGTATTCGGAACTTCCATCAGATTTGACCATCAATTCAATATCACTGCAGAAGGTTCGGTAAGCCAAATAGATTCTCTTGAAGCCTTTGTGAATCGTGATATTCTGGTGATACAGCGGTATGGTGGAACCAAAAGGAAATGGGTGAAGAAGGGGACACTCATGAAAGTTTTTGTAATACCTTTTCCGGCAGATTCCGTGGGGTTATCCTACGAAAAATCATTTTTATCGGGCAAGGATGTTTATCGGGGCCATTTTGTATCATTGGTGGGGGATACCCTGACTTTGATCAGGTCAGGAAAAGAGCTGAAGTTCGATATTGATAACCTTCATCAGGTAAAAGTGTACAATGACATTGGTGCCCGTGTTTTTGGAGACATGGTCAATACAGCCAGCTTTGTAAGTTTTGGTTATTCAGGTCTTCTCTTTGGAGTAGGTGTCGTCTGGACCCAGAGTGATGAAGCCTTTTCCAATGCTTTTTCAGGTCCGTTGATGGCTGCAGGAGTTGTCCTGGGTGGTTTGAGTTATCTGTTGCATCGATTGGGATTGGTTATCCGAAGGAATAAGTATGACCTGATCAATGATTGGTATATCGTTCGAACTTTTTAAGGATGAATCGTATAATATTCCTCTGGTTATTTTATAGCATAAGTTCTATGACCAATGCGCAAGAAAACATACCGGTTTATTTGATCCCTGGTCAGGGCGGAGATGGTCGTTTGTTCAATAACCTGACTTTGCCTAAAGGTTTCGAGGCTCGGCACGTGGTGTATGAACGACCAGAGGCTGGGATGAGCATGCAGGATTACGCGAAACAGCTGACGCGGCAGATAGATACCACAAATAAGTTTATTCTACTAGGCGTTTCTCTTGGTGGCATGCTGGCCACAGAGATGAGCGAATTGGTGGATGCCGAAAAAGTAATCATCATTTCTAGTGCCAAAGGACGCCACGAACTTCCGGGTAGGTATACATTCCAGAGTAAGGTTCCGATTTACAAATTGGTGTCACCGAAGACTGCCAAGTTCGGAGCAAAGCTGCTACAACCCATCGTCGAACCAGACCGACAAAAAGAAAAGGAAACTTTCAAAGCGATGCTTCGGGACAAAGACGCCATTTTTCTTAGACGTACCATTGAGATGATCATGCATTGGGACCGAACTGATGCTCCTAAAAACATCATTCACATCCATGGCAATAAAGACCATACCATTCCCATTCGAAAAGTCGATTATGACATTTTGGTGCCTGGAGGTAGCCACATGATCACTCTGACGAGAGGGGAGGAGATCAGTCAATTGGTTAAAGAGGTTTTGTTAGATAAATCTCCGTCATCATGACGGGAAATAGGATTACAGCCTGATCATTAACTATAACCAAAAACCAATCAAGCATTTCCACTCAATACCTTAAGCGCCTGCACGAATGCATCCAGTTCTTCCGTAGTGGTATACACATTAGGTGTTACCCTAACGCCTTCTACATTGATGCGTTTGATGGCCACGGTCCAGATGTTGTGTTCATCGAGGAGTTTCTTCGCTAATGTTGAGGGCTCCATGCCTTCAATACCTACGTTCCCAATGGCACCATGACGCTCCATTTCCTTTGGCGTGTTGACATTTACTTGAGGCAAGTCCCGGACTTTAGAAGTCCAGTAGTCTTGCAGGTATTTCAGTCGAGCTTCCTTGCGTTTCGTTCCAATCTTGTTGTGAAAGTCAATGGCATTGAGGATGGTGAGATCCGTATGCACTGGATGAGTACCAATGTGGTTCAAACGGGTAATGTCATCAGCATCCCTCGGCCCTTCGGCCAGCAGTGGGGTTATGTTATTGGCTTTCCCCTTTTTCACATAAAGAAAACCAGCTCCAAGAGGAACACTAAGCCATTTGTGCAGACTTGTTCCATAGTAATCACAATCCAGGTCCGGAATATTGAAGTCCAGATGAGCAAAAGCATGAGCGCCATCTACCATGACTTCCACACCCTTGCTGTGTGCCATGTCACAGATTTTACGAATAGGCAGCACCTGACCGGTGATGTTCACCAGATGGCAAACCATTAAGAGTCGGGTTTTTTCAGTGATGGCAGCGGCATACAAATCGACGATTTCTTCATCATTATTTGGGTGATTAGGCAGAGAAACCCGCTTCGCAACGATGCCATGTCTGCTTTCCATTAATGTGAATTGGTTGAGCATAGCACCATAATCTTGTTCTGCCATTACCGCTTCATCTCCTTCCTGCCAGGGAACACCAGCAATGATCAAGTCCAAAGATTCAGTTGTGTTTCTGGTGATCACTAATTCTTCGGGCGAACATCCAGCCATCGCGGCCAGTTTTTCGGAGCTTTTCTTCTTGTTTTCCCATTGGACCGTGCGCATGTAATAGGAGCCCTGATAATTCACCTCTCGAACATGCTGGATGAAATTTTCCAACGTTTCCTCAGGTTGAATGCAGTAATATCCATTTTCAAGATTGATGTACTCGTCTTTCAATCGATAGCCTTTTCGAATGGTTTTCCAGAATGTTTCATCCTGAGCCAATTGAGCGGGAGTCACATCGGCTTTGGTTGCTACTAATTGATCCAGATGCTGCAAGGTGAATGGTGCCCCCATGCTGAGGGCAGAAAACTGTTTGATGAACGTGCGCTTATCCATGTTTGAAAGATAAGGACTTATGGTTTGAATTGGAAGAAGGTCGTGAAGCCTACCCTTTAGAATTATTCAATTAACGCGTTAAGTAATTCTCTCAATATCTGGTACCTTACCGGAAACAATTGAATTATGAAATCCTTGTTGACTTGTTGTTTCCTGCTTTTTGTTCACATGACCATCGCTCAGAATGCCTTTGATGACATGACGAATGAAAAGATCCAGAAGATTCTCTATCGGGAGGCACAAGATGTGAAAGGTCAGCTCGGTGCCTGGCAATTTACCTATCAGGAGCTAATGACCATGATCCTGACCGATGAAAATGCCAATCGAATGCGGATCATGAGTCCCATCATTGAAGAGAAAGACATCAAACAGGAGCAGTATAAATTGATGCTGGAGGCCAACTTTGACCGTGCTTTAGATGCAAAATACGCTGTATTCGATGGTGTTGTATGGTCGGTTTTTACCCATCCCCTGGCCGAATTGGAAGTGGAGCAATTCAAAGACGCGCTGGATCAGGTGATCACGCTTAGCAAGACCTTCGGTACGACTTATAACAGCACGGATTTCGTGTTTGGTGGAGGGAATTGATCGAATGTTTTAGCGAAAGGCTGGAGCCATTGGTCGAAAAAGGCACTTAATTCAAAACAAGTACGTTGAATTGATCGTGTGCTGAAAAGTAAGCCTCACGTCATTCCATGGAGCGATTGAAACTATTTAGCTCGGAAAACTGTAGGGATTATGATACTTTTAAGGAATAATTAATCTAGGGTTTTATGAAGATCTTGAGATACATGTTGGGTTTGGCGTTGATGATTTCCTTCATCTCGGCGGATAACCCGGAAAAAGAAGAGACCCGTGCGGGTGAGGTCGAGTGGATTTCCTTTGAGGAAGCGCTGAAAAGAAATGAAGAAGAGCCTCGTAAGATCCTGGTGGATTTCTACACAGACTGGTGTGGCTGGTGCAAACGCATGGATCGGGACGTTTATTCACGAGCCGAGATCTCGGAGTACTTGAACGACAACTTCTACGCAGTTAAGTTCAATGCAGAGAAATACAAAGAAGACATTGAATTTCATGGACATACGTTTAAATATGTTCCACCACCACAAGGAGGCAGAAATGGTATCCACGAGTTGGCTTATGCTTTGATGAATAAAAAGGCCTCTTATCCAATGACCGTATTTATTGATGAGGAATTGAACCCTCTCCAGGCCATTCCTGGCTATCAAAAAGCACCATTTTTTGATACGATCATCAAATACATTGGTGGAGATAAATATAAAAATACGCCTTGGCAAGATTTTCAGAACTCTTACGACAGTCCTCTTGGACCTTGATAAGACCTGTGATAAAAAATATTTTTAAAGGGTTCTTGCAACCCTTTTTTTTGTGCCTTGTCATTTAGGAAATGCACGATCAGAATAAACGAGTATTATGAAAAAATTAGTTGCCTATTCAATTTGTCTTTTCTTCTGCCTGACCGCTGTGATAGCGCAGGATCGAGATACCAGAAAACTCAAGTCTTTTTCATCTATTTCAGTTGGTGAGGCCATTGATGTAGAAGTGAAAGCCGGGAATGAAGAAAAGGCCATTGTCGAAGTAGATGGTACCAGCCCAGACAATGTGTTGACGGAGGTTTTTGGCAGTCGTCTGAAGATCAGAATGCGTCAGGGCAATTGGAGAAACGTGAGTGTGCGTGTCTATGTGACTTACAAAGAGCTGGAAGAGATTGATGTGTCTTCAGCTGCAGATCTTTCTTCAGATGGACCAATTAAGTCGGAATCCCTGGAAATTGAAGTGAGCAGTGCAGGCGATGTGGAAGTAGAAGTGGATGTAGAAGAGTTGGAGGTCCGCGTCAGTAGTGCGGGTGACCTCACCATTGAAGGAAAGGCGATCAAGCAATATGTGAGAGTTAGCAGCTCAGGAGATTATGACGGTTACGATCTGGAAAGTGAAGAAGCAGAAGTAGATGCCAGCAGTTCAGGAGATGCACGCGTTTTTGTTACCAAAGAACTTGAAGCAGATGCGAGCAGCTCAGGTTCTGTTTATTACCGTGGCAATCCAACTAAAGTCTATGCGGACTCAAGTAGTGGCGGGCGCGTAAGAAAGTCTTAAGTTCCTGAAACATTTTCAGTATACTAAGGAGTTAGCCTGTGTAGATTTGCACAGGCTTTTTTATGCGATTTCTCTTATGCTTTTCTGTGTTGTTATTCCTGGCCAGCTGCCTCGATAACGATGATACCCGACGAGACCGGTTTTTTCTTCAGGGGAACGATGCCCTTTCACTCAAAGATTATGACAAAGCGATCCATTACTTTGATAATGCGGTCCGCATTGATCCGGACTTTTCATTAGCATATAACAACCGCGGTGTGGCTAAAATGAATGATGACCGTGCTGCCGAGGCCATCCTGGACTATAACGAAGCCATCAACATCAATCCCAGGTACTACGAAGCGATCGGCAATCGTGCTTATGCCTACGAGCAAGTCAATCGATTCGCACCCTCGCTGAATGATTGGAAGGCACTAATCCAGGTCTTTCCCGATTCTGCCTTCCTGCACCAGTCCAAAGCCATCGTTTTGACCAAAAGCCGGGCTTACGGTGAAGCAGCGCAAGCCTTTGAGGAAGTACTTCGATTGGAGCCAGCCAATGATGAAGCCATGGTGAACATGGGTACCCTTCGGCACTATCAAAAGCAGGATGAAGAAGCGCTGGAATGGTTAGAAAAGGCGCTGGCAGCCAATGCGGACAATGCCCATGCTTACAATACACGCAATCAAATCCAATTGGCCAACCAAGATTATACAGGTGCAATGGAGAGCATCATCAAAGCCCTGGAACTTGAGCCAGACAATCCTTATTTTTTGAATAATCGCGGGAAGACCTGGCTTGAAATGGATTCGCTCGAATCAGGGATCGCTGACATCAATCGAAGCATTTTATTAGACGGTACCAACATGTGGGCTTACCGAAACAAGGGTATTTACAACTTGAAAAAAGGAGATGCTGCCTCAGCAATTCGATACCTGGAGCAGGTTCGAGATTCAAAAAACTTCGTAGAAAATATATACGGCTATCTCGGAGAGGCTTATTTCCAAAATGGAAACTCATCAAAAGCTTGTGAGGCCTGGAAACAAGGTGTAGAGGAAGGAGATCAATGGGCGGAGAAAAGATTGGTATCAGCTTGTGGAAACTGATTTCGTTCACGTTAGTCCAATTTCTTCGATCTTTGGATTGATAGCCTTCAGGTGTTCAATGAATTTCCGCTCGTTCGCTGGGGATACGAGTAATTCACCTTCTGCATGAGTGATTCTGATTCTTTTCAATCCATTCGCTGGGGAGGCCATGGCATGATAAGTACGTTCCAGCATCCAGATATCTTCAGGTAAAATCCTTCCTTCTGTGATTGGTCCTACCTTGATAGTAAGTTCATCCCTATTTAATCGATATCGTGTGCCCAACATTACTGTCACAAGGAATCCAAGCATCGGGACCCAGATCAACATCAATAATATGGCGTGAAAAATATTCGGATGAGAAAATGCTGGCTTAACTGTGAGGTAAAAAACCACCCCGATGATCAACCAAATGAA belongs to Cytophagales bacterium and includes:
- the thiS gene encoding sulfur carrier protein ThiS — encoded protein: MNIKLNDKEFSLPSENLSLGNFLKDQNQHYDTGVALAVNDQIVPRQQWEDYLLKPNDNILIITAVQGG
- a CDS encoding nucleotide-binding protein, encoding MSERDENKLLNFLDTVSTLSGDLIEHYKSLISTAVELLEQSEENLDAVVNKIAQKLGQPYEGQILNMLNSIETTVEESAPEEKLIVSEVRPFIVHGHDSAALFELKDLLQNDFGFQEPISLQQQAPGGKTLIELFEDYASKATVVFVLLTGDDPCLDESGEEILLPRQNVTFEFGYFVGALGRLSGKVIVLRKGKVKMPSDVKGWRYIDVTNGIKAAYAEIKNALTQTTIIK
- a CDS encoding thiamine phosphate synthase, encoding MISRLHYISQDLPEKDHATLITEACEAGVRWVQLRLKDLPKKEVKAIASDVRQICNEFQATFILNDHVKIAAAVEADGVHIGKKDMPPAEAREILGEDIIIGGTANTLEDIRRLNKSGVNYIGLGPLRYTSTKAQLSPVLGIEGYRHLIGHAKSEGNKLPIIAIGSVQLKDINDLLDAGVYGIAVASLINKAEDKEAIVNNALQRLAPDIPAPQTMMNL
- the thiH gene encoding 2-iminoacetate synthase ThiH, coding for MSSFKDIFDRHSWDLEKESIYGKTAADVERALTSPARDLEDFKALISPAATPYLEDMAQLSQQLTLQRFGNTIQLYAPFYLSNECQNICTYCGFSLDNKIRRKTLSDKEILAETAAIKAMGFQHVLLVTGEANRTVGVPYLANAIKQIRSHFANVSMEVQPLDQHEYEELIPLGLHAVLVYQETYHKADYKKHHPKGKKSNFDYRLETPDRLGKAGIHKMGLGALYGLEDWRVDSFFVALHLDYLERTYWQTKYSISFPRLRPFSGGLEPKVEMTDRDLVQLICAYRLFDQEVELSLSTRETEVFRNNVLKLGITSMSAGSKTNPGGYSVEPQSLEQFEISDERTPEEISELLLKQGYEPVWKDWDLVLE
- the thiC gene encoding phosphomethylpyrimidine synthase ThiC, translating into MSRTDKIPAADVITRDPFPASKKVYVSGEIHDIKVAMREITLNDTKLKFNPSAPVEQNPAVTVYDTSGPYTDPNVDIDVKQGLPKLREEWIDGRGDIEKLEGITSQYGQERLNDSSLDALRFKHLAKPKKAQAGKNVTQMHYAKQGIITPEMEYIAIRENQKIEEWNHLNEQHPGENFGANTPKEKITAEFVREEVAKGRAIIPANINHPESEPMIIGRNFLVKINANIGNSAVTSSIEEEVEKAVWACHWGADTIMDLSTGKNIHETREWILRNSPVPIGTVPIYQALEKVNGKAEDLTWEIFRDTLIEQAEQGVDYFTIHAGVRLPYIPLTAKRVTGIVSRGGSIMAKWCLAHHKESFLYTHFEEICEIMKAYDVSFSLGDGLRPGSLADANDKAQFAELETLGELTKIAWKHDVQVMIEGPGHVPMHMIKENMEKQLEACDEAPFYTLGPLTTDIAPGYDHITSGIGAAMIGWYGCAMLCYVTPKEHLGLPNKKDVKDGVITYKIAAHAADLGKGHPGAQYRDNALSKARFEFRWEDQFNLSLDPDTAREFHDETLPAEGAKVAHFCSMCGPNFCSMKITQDVREYAAEKELTTDQALEEGMKQKAAEFAETGGEIYIDQ
- a CDS encoding thiazole synthase is translated as MNELIVGNKTFKSRLFTGTGKFSNNQLMKTALEASASELVTVALKRVEVNNKEDLLLDQLNHPRINLLPNTSGVRSAKEAVFAAQLAREALETNFIKLEIHPDPKYLMPDPVETLKATEELAKLGFVVMPYIHADPVLCKRLEEAGTAAVMPLGSPIGSNKGLKTIDFLEIIIEQAKVPVVVDAGIGAPSDAAKAMEIGADAVLVNTAIAVSENPVEMAIAFKMAVEAGRMAYEAKLASPVVHAVASSPLTSFLSE
- a CDS encoding thiamine phosphate synthase, translating into MKSTSTNKAFEIVVITAEGSVSEEATTCNALMEAGLRKLHVRKPHASAAQVKTLIREIDTDFRDRLIVHEHHELVEEMNLGGYHIKSTGNAPEDTHGKHVSWSFHAFEEIQACSQTLNYGFLSPIFDSLSKSDYQARFSIESLKAFLLKTPHFPIFALGGISVYNVSSTKALGFKGAAVLGSIWQQTKVSDRLTQYQKLINQA